In Gemmatimonas aurantiaca, the sequence ATCCGTCTCAAGAACGAACTGACGGGTGGCAAGGAAGGCTGGTGGACGGCCACCGCGCCGGGTGCCGAACCGGAAGCGATCTATGATGTGTCGATGGCCCGTCAGGCCGCCGGCGTACCGCAGATCGTCATTGCCGGCAAGGAATACGGCACGGGTTCATCGCGTGACTGGGCGGCCAAGGGCACCATGCTGCTCGGCGTGCGCGCTGTGATCGCCGAAAGCTTCGAGCGCATCCACCGCTCCAATCTCGTGGGCATGGGTGTGTTGCCGCTCGAGTTCGTGAACGGCGAGACGCGTCAGAGCCTGGGGCTCACCGGTTTCGAAATGTACGATGTGCTCGGACTCGACGAATCGCTTACGCCGCGGGCCACGCTGGTGGTGAGAGCCACGGCGGCCGACGGTTCGGTGAAGCAGTTCAGCGCGCGGTGCCGCATCGATACGCCGGAAGAGATGCAGTACTACAAGAACGGCGGCATTCTGCCGTACGTGCTGCGCAGCCTCGTCGGTCGATAAGGACCGCAGGCCAGAGCGGTACCCGATACGACAACACGGCCCCGCATCGATCGTCCGATGCGGGGCCGTGTGTATCACAGGGCGTCCTGGTCACGTTGAGATCAGGTGTGCCTCAGGTGACGCCTCAATCCGGTACACCGTCGCGGTTCTGGTCGCGGATGACGCGGAAACCAGCCTGGATGTTCGCATCCACCGTGGTGCCCAGCACTTCGTCGACCAGGGCTTCGATCGGCGAGAGCAGGCTGCCGTCAGCCTTCGTGAACCACTTGCCCACATCCACCAGGACGGTGATTTGCTGCGTCTCCGAGCCGGTGGACACCGCCGACGACAACGCCACATCGAGGGTCTCATTCACATCGCTCGTGAATTCGAAGGCCTCCCCGTTGTAGGTGCCTTCCACCTTCACACTGACGTTGGCGAAGGCCGGATTGGATGCCAGGAAGGCCGCATCGGCCGAGTCGCCAGCCGTGGGCTTGTGCAATTGCAGACGTAGCGACGAATAGCTGCTCTGTGGCACCTTCACGGTCACCCGTTCACCGTCGTTTCCATTCACGGGAATATTCACGATCGTCGGACGCAGGCGGATCGTCGCGCATCCGGCAACCATCGTGCTGTCGTTGGCCTGGCACGCCGAGGCGTTGCTGAACAGCCGCACATCACGCAACACGAGCTGCACCTTGGTCACCACGATGGAGTCGTCGTCCTGCGTGATGATGACACCATTGGGCCCGACGGTCACATCGGAAGCGGTATCCGATGCGCCACCGCGCGCGATCTGGAAACCCAACGCCATCTGGGTATCACTCGGAGTCCCGGTGATATCATCCTTGTCACTGTCACAGGCTGCCAGCGCCAACGCACCTGCCAGGCCGAGGATGACGCCGCCGAACCGCATGGCTCGCGCATGAGTGAGTCGCTGCATATGAAGCACTCCTGTTCTGGAGGAAGGATCGATGCGCCGAAATGAACGGATCGCATACTCATCGTATCTTCACCCATATCGCGTCTTCTGTCGGTGACTCATCACACCGCATCGACAATTTTTCGCCATCGGGGCGTGCGCGATGTCACGTCGCACGCACCGCAGATGCATACTGAACAGTTCATGCACACACGTGTCGTGTGTTGCCGCCCGTTCACATTCGTCTTCTCACCCATGCCCGCGTTCGTGTCGGGATTGTCATTCAGATTCGTACGTGGATCTCGATGATTGCCGTTCTGGTCAATCCCGCGGCGGGACGTGGACGCGCCCGTGCGATGGCGCACCGTGTGATCGACGCCCTGCGTTCGATCGACGAGACGGTGGAGTTCGCAACGGAAGCGCGTGGTGACGAAGCCCGGCTGGCCACGGAGGCCGCGGCGCGTGGCGCACGGATCATCGTGATCGTCGGCGGCGACGGATCGGTGCATCATGCGGCGCGTGGACTGCTCGATGCACCGACGCGTGTTCCCGTGGCCATCGTGGCGGCCGGCACCGGCAACGACTTCGTGAAGTCGCTCGGGACACCGGCGCACGATATTCCGGCCATGATCGCGCGCATCACCCGTGGCCATATCCGCGCCGTGGACGTCGGCCTCATCGATGGCGTGCCCTTTCTCAATGCGGCCGGGCTGGGTTTCGACGTCGAGGTGCTCGAGCGGATGCTGAAGCCCTCGCGCCTCTCCGGCACCACAGCCTATGTCGTCACCGCGCTGCGCGCGCTGTTCGGCTATCGCGGATTCGATGCGTCGTTGCGGACCCATGGCGACGAGCCGGAACGCATCGCGCATTTCACGCACCTGATGACGGTGTTCGCCAATGGCCGCTGTTTCGGCGGAACGTTCCGGATCGCGCCGGAAGCCGTGCTCGATGATGGTCTGCTCGACGTCATCGACATCGGTGAGGTGCCGTGGTGGAAACGCCCCGCGCTGTTTCTGCGCGCCACACGCGGCATGCATCTCCCGTCACCATGGGTGCGGGCACATTTCGGCCGGGGATTTTTGTTGCATTGCCGCTTGTCCGCTGACACGTCGCCCGCTTTCGAAGCCGATGGGGAACTCTACCGGGCATCGTCTCCCGTGATCCGGATCGGGATCCGTCCACGCGCCATCGACTTCATCGTCTGATTCATCGCCTGATCTTCCGGCCCATACAGAGCCCAAAGCAAAACCACCCGGACCGACATTCGTCGGCCCGGGTGGTTCCCCCCTGTTCGCCCCCTCCACGAAGCGAGCAGAAACCTGCTGGCAGCTGTCCCCTCATTCGCCGCCATCTTCTGGGACACCGGACCCGCTTGGAAGGTTCCGGTATCCCAGGGCGACGTTCACTCGTACCACATCCCGATCTCATCTCCCTCAGACGTCATTTCGCGGTGTTCCACCGTCGTTGCCGACATCACCACCTGTCGCGTTACGGACGCTGTACCTCGTGTCCGATCATCCCGCCCAGCACCGCCCCACCCAACGCGCCCACGGCAGCGCCCTTGGCCTTGTCACGCGAAGACAACACGCCGATCGCCGCGCCCGCCGCCGCGCCATAGATCGCGCCCTTCTCCGTCTGTCGACGACCGGCCTGCGTACCCGCGCCGCTACCGTTTCCGCCGGCGCCATTGCCCTCCCCACTGCCGGTGCCCGAGCTGCGTCGCACACCACCCGACGATGGCGCCGGAGCCGGCACGTATACCACGCGGGTCTGCGGTTGCTGTTGGTACACGGGCTGCGGATACGTCGCCTGTGGATATCCCGCCTGCTGATACCCGTACGGCGCCTGGTACTGGCCGGGGTACGGCGCGTAGCCCTGCGGATATCCCAGTTCCGCCGGACTCGCATACATCTGCCGATTGGCCGGCGCCTGTGCCGCCGCCATCAGATCGGCCCGCAGCTGCTGATCGAAGTCCCGATCGCGACCACCACACGCGGTGAGCACACCAAACGCGACCGGGGCCAACAGGGG encodes:
- a CDS encoding diacylglycerol kinase family protein; translated protein: MIAVLVNPAAGRGRARAMAHRVIDALRSIDETVEFATEARGDEARLATEAAARGARIIVIVGGDGSVHHAARGLLDAPTRVPVAIVAAGTGNDFVKSLGTPAHDIPAMIARITRGHIRAVDVGLIDGVPFLNAAGLGFDVEVLERMLKPSRLSGTTAYVVTALRALFGYRGFDASLRTHGDEPERIAHFTHLMTVFANGRCFGGTFRIAPEAVLDDGLLDVIDIGEVPWWKRPALFLRATRGMHLPSPWVRAHFGRGFLLHCRLSADTSPAFEADGELYRASSPVIRIGIRPRAIDFIV
- a CDS encoding YMGG-like glycine zipper-containing protein; the encoded protein is MNTSRIHPEPAPSLRSKLRFAALPLLAPVAFGVLTACGGRDRDFDQQLRADLMAAAQAPANRQMYASPAELGYPQGYAPYPGQYQAPYGYQQAGYPQATYPQPVYQQQPQTRVVYVPAPAPSSGGVRRSSGTGSGEGNGAGGNGSGAGTQAGRRQTEKGAIYGAAAGAAIGVLSSRDKAKGAAVGALGGAVLGGMIGHEVQRP